One genomic window of Medicago truncatula cultivar Jemalong A17 chromosome 1, MtrunA17r5.0-ANR, whole genome shotgun sequence includes the following:
- the LOC11410528 gene encoding E3 ubiquitin-protein ligase WAV3, whose protein sequence is MGSKWKKAKVALGLNLCMFVPRTLDDDFPPSTVVSERLSDAALLSPVNWDKGSSQPTTPVSSFHGFKLSKSSSKSSKQTCAICLTKMKQGSGQAIFTAECSHSFHFHCIASNVKHGNQVCPVCRAKWKEIPLSGSSLAPIQGRVTPSPINWPQNDALMAVVHRLPLPHPRRDLNRRHIVPLYQASEPGIFNDDESLNHQHAISERSTCTKSTEDTDAVQAMEIKTYPEVSSAPRSNTYSNFTVLVHLKATAAAASAAKKQNLTRNQASFTQISSTPRAPVDLVTVLDVSGSMAGTKLALLKRAMGFVIQNLGTNDRLSVIAFSSTARRLFPLCKMTDSGRQQALQAVNSLVANGGTNIAEGLRKGAKIMEDRKEKNPVASIILLSDGQDNYTVGGPGNDQPQPNYHLLLPTSISGRDNSGFQIPVHAFGFGADHDASSMHSISEISGGTFSFIETEAVLQDAFAQCIGGLLSVVIQELQVAIECIQPDLGLVSLKAGSYPSRLMADRRKGVIDVGDLYADEERDFLVSVNVPATSSNETSLIKVKCVYKDPLTQETSTLESDEVKVERPEIARQVVMSLEVDRQRNRLQAAEAMAHARTAAEKGDLAGAVFILENCRKMLSETVSAKSHDRLCVALDAELKEMQERMASRHVYEASGRAYILSGLSSHSWQRATARGDSTDSSSLVQAYQTPSMVEMLTRSQAMLLGSPSGQRLLQPLLSYRSQPSPR, encoded by the exons ATGGGAAGTAAATGGAAGAAAGCAAAGGTTGCTCTTGGTCTTAATCTTTGCATGTTTGTTCCTAGAacgttagatgatgattttccaCCTTCTACTGTGGTTTCTGAGAGATTGTCTGATGCTGCTCTTCTCTCACCTGTCAACTGGGACAAGGGTTCTTCTCAACCAACCACTCCAGTGTCTTCTTTTCATGGTTTCAAACTTTCCAAAAGTAGCAGCAAATCTTCTAAG CAAACTTGCGCAATATGCTTAACCAAAATGAAGCAAGGATCCGGCCAAGCTATATTCACTGCAGAATGTTCACATTCCTTCCATTTCCATTGCATTGCTTCAAATGTGAAACATGGGAACCAAGTATGTCCAGTGTGCCGAGCAAAGTGGAAGGAAATACCTTTGTCGGGTTCCAGCTTAGCTCCTATCCAAGGTAGAGTAACACCAAGTCCAATAAATTGGCCACAAAATGATGCTTTGATGGCTGTGGTCCATCGCCTACCTCTCCCTCATCCTCGCCGAGATTTGAACAGGCGGCATATTGTGCCACTTTATCAAGCTTCTGAGCCAGGCATATTTAATGATGATGAATCCTTAAATCACCAACATGCGATTTCTGAGAGAAGTACTTGCACTAAGAGTACCGAAGATACCGATGCTGTTCAAGCAATGGAGATTAAAACGTACCCTGAAGTGTCTTCTGCTCCAAGGTCCAATACTTACTCTAACTTCACAGTTTTGGTTCATCTCAAAGCTACCGCTGCAGCTGCTTCTGCTGCCAAAAAACAAAACCTTACCAGAAATCAGGCTAGCTTTACACAGATTTCATCAACTCCACGTGCCCCGGTTGACTTGGTCACTGTGCTTGATGTCAGTGGTAGCATGGCGGGAACTAAGCTCGCACTACTAAAAAGGGCGATGGGATTTGTTATCCAGAACCTAGGCACTAATGACCGGCTTTCTGTTATTGCTTTCTCTTCCACAGCTCGCCGTCTCTTTCCACTGTGTAAGATGACTGATTCTGGGCGGCAGCAGGCATTGCAAGCTGTTAATTCTTTGGTTGCAAATGGTGGTaccaatattgccgaagggctGAGAAAAGGTGCTAAGATAATGGAAGACCGAAAAGAAAAGAATCCAGTTGCGAGTATTATTTTACTGTCAGATGGACAGGATAATTACACTGTTGGGGGCCCTGGAAATGACCAACCTCAACCAAATTATCATTTGCTTTTGCCTACTTCCATCAGTGGTCGTGATAATTCAGGATTTCAAATTCCTGTGCATGCTTTTGGATTTGGTGCAGACCATGATGCTTCGTCAATGCACTCAATTTCAGAGATCTCCGGCGGCACGTTTTCGTTCATCGAAACTGAAGCTGTGTTGCAGGATGCATTTGCACAATGCATTGGAGGACTACTAAGTGTTGTTATTCAAGAATTGCAAGTGGCAATCGAGTGTATACAACCTGATCTCGGTCTTGTTTCACTTAAAGCAGGAAGTTACCCGAGTCGTTTGATGGCTGATAGACGCAAAGGAGTGATCGACGTTGGGGACTTGTATGCTGATGAAGAGAGGGATTTTCTAGTTTCGGTTAATGTTCCAGCTACGTCCAGCAATGAAACATCATTGATAAAGGTCAAATGTGTTTACAAAGATCCCTTGACTCAAGAGACATCAACATTGGAAAGTGATGAAGTAAAGGTTGAGAGGCCCGAAATAGCAAGGCAGGTTGTAATGTCTCTTGAAGTGGACAGACAACGCAACAGGCTCCAAGCTGCCGAGGCAATGGCACATGCACGGACCGCAGCTGAAAAGGGAGACCTCGCTGGAGCAGTATTCATTCTCGAAAACTGTCGGAAGATGCTTTCGGAGACCGTATCAGCTAAATCTCACGACCGCCTTTGTGTTGCATTGGATGCTGAACTCAAGGAAATGCAAGAGCGGATGGCGAGTAGGCATGTGTATGAAGCATCTGGGAGAGCATATATACTCTCCGGTTTGAGTTCACACTCGTGGCAAAGAGCAACTGCAAGAGGCGATTCCACCGATAGTTCAAGTCTTGTTCAAGCGTATCAGACACCATCGATGGTTGAGATGCTTACTCGATCTCAGGCCATGTTACTAGGTAGTCCATCAGGTCAGAGGCTTCTTCAGCCACTTTTGTCATACAGATCACAACCAAGCCCAAGGTAA